One Lepisosteus oculatus isolate fLepOcu1 chromosome 4, fLepOcu1.hap2, whole genome shotgun sequence genomic window, TACAGAGGTGAGAGTGGGGAAAGTGGATAGTTTTCAGgccaaaacaacagaaatggagtgtgtacatatttatacagaatataacaggccattttaaaaatatatatcatttcTATCCGTTTCCTTCTGACAGAAAACAATACATAACAAGAAATCCTTCGGGAGTCATGGCTGGccatgaaaacatttctgtaaacACTTTGCTTTCCTGAGTCTGGCCCATGTGACAGGCGTGGTGCGGGTTTCTGCGGGCTGTCTCGTAGGAATCGCCGTGTGCAACATCCCCTCGGCGGCGGTGGAGGAGACGGCCGACTCGACCCTGTGCCACATCCTGAACCTGTACCGGAGGAACACGTGGCTGTACCAGGCCCTGCGCGAGGGCACGCGCGTGCAGAGCGTGGAGCAGATCCGGGAGGTGGCCTCCGGGGCCGCCCGCATCCGGGGAGAGACGCTGGGGCTCATCGGCTTTGGTAAGGGAGACCGTACCCCCTGTCCCTTTCCCTCGCTCGCCTGCCCCAGTACACATCCCGGCGTCAGTCTTTGCTAGCTGTGCAGTTAGGTTTTCAACCATTTGTCAATGGTCTTCATAATATTGAACTGTATGAAGTATATTAGATATCTTGCATAAGCATGTGTGATGTTGTCTTATATTTACTAGATAATCTATAAATGATCAATTTACTATAAAATGACATTCTGTGGAATGTTAACAATGCATCCATAGGTATGTcatacccccccaccccccaccctaAACTTTACTAGGCCTCATCATTATTCTCTATGCGTTTTAAAATTCGAGAGAACCTGGATTTAGAGTTAAATGGTGGTATATGGAAGATCTATTAAATCTTAATCTGTACAAGTTATACTAGACatcattctttatttctttcctAATAAAAGCCTTGGTTTGCCTGTTCCTGCCAGACTTCACTTGTCACAGTGGCATTTTGAAATATGACAACAGTAATGCAGACGCTCTTGACGCTTTTTTGAAATCTCACAGGCTCATACTTGCGAACGGAAACAAAACATCAAATTACTATTTTGTTAACTCAGGTGAACCACGGAGCCTAGCCAGGCTTTACAGTATTCtagttgtgtttgtttttcatttttttcttcttgaggCTGGTTCTGCATGAGCAGTTGAGCCCAGGTCAGAGTGAAGAAGCAGAAAAGGGTTTGGAAGAAGCTCAAGCTGAGCGATGTACGGTCGGGACAATGGTGCCGTGGCTGGTGTGTGAGTGCGGAGGGTGACATTGAGCCGCAGTGACATTGAAGATAATGACCCTGCTGATTACATCGCAGCTGTTGTCCGCTTTGCCAATGCAGAATTAAAGCTGAGCGAGGTTCTCCATCCAGGAGCGTGACAGTTGCCTTAGTCATGCCCAATTAAAACCACTCTTAACACCAGCATGACAGGAAAGTGAGCAAAATGAAACTAAACACGGGCGGTCATTCAGACGTCGCGCTGTGGTCTTGCACTGTCTGAGTCAGCTTAAAGgaagagaagaacaaaaaacaattttgggcGAGGTGGGAAAAATTGTAAGTAATAGCAgaacagaaaagcacaaaaaacgAGTCTCTTAGTCACATTGCCATTTGTTCAGTAGGAAAATGTTCATGCATTAACAGAGATGGTTATGGCTTCCAAAGCGACTGCTGGACACAGGGGTGCATTAGATCGTTATATACTTATAACAGTGCAGGGCCCAGTGTGCTGAGCGAGTTTCAGAAGTGACTTCACCTCTCTCTGAAATCTAGACAGTGTAAAAACTCTTCAGCTGTAGAGGACCTTTAGGAGACGTCCCCTGTCTAAGGAGTGCATGGCCAGAGCCCGCAACGACCGGCATTAAATCCTGGcagcaggggcagggagagctgCTCTTGTGACACTCCCAGCCTCTCAGAACAGGTGAGGTGTCTGGTGTACCAGAGCGGGCCTTGCGGAGGGCAGGACACGGACATGCTGTGCTCCTGTAGAACTGGAGACCCTACCAGTGCTGTTTCTGATAAATGCTTGCAGCCTTGACAGGGTACCTTGAGAGGCAGAAGTAGGATTTGTTTGTAGTAGCATGCCAGGCCATGGGAAAGTATTAAACAGAGTGGTAGCTGTTTGTTGTGGCTGTACAGAGTACAGAACACATATATGCGGCATCTGTGACTTGGCATTGCTTTGGATAGGCGAATGCCGGGAGATACTTTTCGGAAATTTCAGTAACTGTATGCTCTGGATTGTCATTTTTCCTTTGTAATATCTGCCCAGTTTAAGGGGAGGCCTTAACAGCTCTCACTGCAGGTGGGTAGTGTGGTCTCAGATTCAACCCATGCATAACCTAACGTGATCTCACAGAGCATCTATACTTCTAAAAGGagtaaaaacatgtaaaaagaaTGACTTACTTTTTCGCACCGTGGTATGACAAGCTGAGAAAACATACTGCACACAGCTGATCTCTTTGAACTAGAGGTTGAAAGAATTACCTTCAGCTGGAGCTTTACTGTGGACTTATAATATCTTAAGGAAGGGGCTTACTGTCACTTCCTGGGGGTGTTAACACATTGACAGCAGAGGCTTTTATGACCACCTTCACTGAACCAGTAGCTGGAAACATTAATACAGAGAGATGCCGTACGAATGAATGTTTGAAACACTGAGAGGAAAGACTTGAAGAGGAATATAATAGCATcatacagagagaaaaaatgagTGGAACCTCTACTGCACAGAAAGGGGAAAGAAAGAATATAACAGATGCTCAAGCCAAAAGGGGTTCTGAGTTAAGAGACTTTGTCGGTCAATTCTGTAGCTTTTCCCCTAGTGGAAACCTGAGTGCAGATTTGATGCAGGTAAGTGATTTTGACAGTTCATCCCTCTAGGCGTTATTTCATTTGAGAGCAGAAACTCATGAGCTTAGAGATTGAAGGGTTGAATGGCGGGACGTTTAATGTTCGGGTCTGAAAGAAGGTTTAAGAAGATGACAGTCACACTAGTAAAGTAATGGTTTTATTACACTGAGTATTTATGTCCTCTAAAGGCAGTTTTTTTAGGATGCAACAGGACTTGGATAGTCGGTTCTCTAGCTTTAGCGTTTACTGTGACCGCAGGTCCACACGCAGAACGCACGAGCACATTTTCGGGCCTGGTGTAGCTGCGGCTGTGGGCATGATGGGTGTCTTGCTGTCTGTCTGCGCAGGGCGCACGGGGCAGGCGGTGGCCGTGCGGGCGAAGGTGTTCGGCTTCAACGTGATTTTCTACGACCCGTACCTGCAGGATGGGCTGGAGCGCTCTCTGGGAGTGCAGCGGGTGTACACCCTCCAAGACCTGCTGTACCAGAGCGACTGCGTCTCGCTGCACTGCAACCTCAACGAGCACAACCACCACCTGATCAACGACTTCACTATCAAACAGGTCGGGCGAGGGGCCCCTTGCACAGCGCCGAGCCAGGTCCCCTGTTAAATTGTTCATCCACAGCATCCATGCAGCAGTAAATAAGTGGGCATGAGCATGTATAGTTACAGTGTTTAcaacacactacacaactgcagCTTTTTCTGTGAGAGTATGAGAGCAAGCATATGTATTTTCACCCACCGAATTTTCAACTTAGAACCAACTGTTCGTGTCCGCAactgcaggggaaaaaaaacactcagcTTCCTTTAAATAAGCGGTTCTCAGCTCCAGTCCTAAGGGACTGCTacgtctgctggttttcattccagctgggaCCTTGATCGCTAGTGCTAATTGATGCATGTAATTGATCAGCttgcttgttttaatttttttttctgcactgagTCTTCATTTCCAGTAACTGACCTTTATGCAGTCTTTGCTCAACTCGCTAATTAAGCATTTGcttctttatttctgatgaaacagCCCTTAACAGGTGAGAAATCTGGGATGAACAGACCGAGGTGTAAATGACACTGCATCAGTCACGCCCACAGTGACTCAGTCCTTCTGCCCAAATCCAGTTGGCTGTATTTCAGCTAACCGGAATGAATCCTATAACTCATTAATTACCACTGGGCTTGTACCAATTACAGTTCTcttttggctttttaaaaacagaaagaacactttaaaaacacacctctgacagaacaaaattaaattaattagcctgtgaaaccagaagacacagtgGTCCACCAAGACCAGGGCTGAGAACCATTTCTTCATTCTTTCTTCCCATCTGGACTGCGGATACAACAGAGAACCACCTATCCCTGTATCAAGATCATTTTCTTTGAGTAATAAGTAATGAGTAGTAACAAATATGAAATGGGGTCGGCTCACCTAACAGCTTATCTGCGTTCCTAGTGGTAATGAAAGCAATGGTTTCATGGTGCAAACTTATCGGAGTTTACACTTTTATAATAAAACAGATGTGGTGGATTAATCAATAATTATTGATTCGCATCTGATCCAGCAATCTCCAGAAATATCAGTAGTACAACTACAGATGCATCAATGGATATGGATACCTTAGAATACTAATCAGATATCCGTGTATTTGCTGGGCTTGAGCTTTAGTTTCCCACTGTTCTACGAAAGATAGTAAAACTGATTTTATTCTGGGCCAAATTGACTTaactaaaaaaacttttaaaaaatgtatagaatACCATTCTCtcatttgatattttattaacCATCAAAAACAGTATTGAAACAACAATATTTGAGTAAGACATTATCTGGCAATGACCTTTCTAAACTATCTGGAAAACAGTAGCTCACCTTTGATAGTTTTTCAGGGGGATCTGTTGTGATTCTGTCTTGGCCAACACTGCCCCCTGTGGGTTGTGTTGCACCATGCTTTATTATCAGTAGGTTTTATTTTAAGGTATTGAATTTAAGTGCCATATTTATTGTTAAAATATGAGGTGGAATCATAATGATGAACAATTTCCAGCCAAtcagaaaaaatgttcagaaactGCCTACAGGGATGGGCTTGGTGCAGAGATTTTACAGGTTACAATGAAACATTGCTCAGCAGGATAAATGTTTTTCATGCTCTAGTTACTCACTTCTGTCGAGTTTAAGGGATTACCCCCgagtgatttctttttttttcttatatattatatttagcatacattgtgtttttttcataatgttttGTTGCATTCTGTTAATCCTCAGTTTGTTAAAGATGTTGACTGCTGAGTGTAGCTGTGACACACAGAAGACTCCCTTGTGTGTATAAAGTGATGGAAAGAGAGTAGTCCTGGCATTATATATTGCTGAACCTGACAAAGTGGACTGGGTAGCATGAACAATGCAGCTCTAACCTAGCCTGGGAGGAAGAGAACTCTAGCTACCTTGTACCGGTCCAGATTTCAGCTACACCCTCAGAATAACCTTAAGTTctctttctttgtttctttgtttacTGATTTGATTACCTTTCTTAGTTGGCCTTTTACATGTAGGCACACTTCGAACATACATGTGAATAATCAAACAAATGTGAACTTTATCAACTGTACGGTGTGAACTGGGGCTTTTTCAGAGACTGAAATGTAACTAGTACAGAGCATGAAAGTTAGCTCTTAATGACGCAGCAGGGATCAGTCCAGAGCCCCACAGGGCCTCTCACTACTCTGTCCATTCTGCAGATGCGCCAGGGAGCGTTCCTTGTGAACTCGGCGCGAGGAGGACTGGTAGACGAGAAGGCCCTGGCTCAGGCGTTGAAGGAGGGCAGGATACGGGGAGCGGCGCTGGATGTCCATGAGTCCGAACCCTTCAGGTGAGGGAGACTGGAGACACAGGGCCAGATTCAAAGGACACTCGCCCCGGCACTAAATTCACTAAACTGCAcattcataaaaacaaaaaaacagggtcTTTATTGTCACTGGAAACAGATGGCTTCTTCCACAGCAGATTAATTGCAATGTgcagttttctttcagtttgtaCAAAGTGGAAGACCgggattcttttttttaatttaaaaatattttgggtGACTGAAAGAGCTCTAAAGGGTCTGAAACATTTTATATGGGATGCTTTAAACCTTGATGTCCTTGTCttgttaagagaaaaaaatagtttagtaGCAAATAAATGCTGAATATTACTCAGAGAGCTAACCCCCTCACTGAGCTGGCCCTACACCTTTACTGACACATGACAACTGTCTAATTAGCTGTAGCTCAGCAACAGAGAGCAGtgaaaaaatgctgaaaaagagTTTATTAACAGCACACCCATAGTTcgttaaacatgttttcttgttGTCAGTGCAGTTAGTTGTAAAACCTAATTGTCACCACCAAATCGTAGATCCCATGCATTCCAATTCTAAAGTTctaattagaattagaattagaatCAGTTCTGgaattaaataatacaatagTAGAAgttgaagagaaaaatattcgATCCAATCCATTTGTGATTACATAAGGCTTTATGAAGTGAGATTTCCGGAATGTACTTGTGTGTGTGATGAGTGTGAATACAGGTCCTGCACAAAAGGCACTTTTAGGTTGTCACAGGAAGGCAGAGGGTAATACACACTGCTGATGACATAGTTGGGGCCCTGATTGAAGAGATGTGTAATAATCCTTATATTGAGGTTTATGTGGGACAAGGTGTCTTTTTCCCTTttccagtttaaaattattttcccttttctgGTTTAATAGAGCGTACAGTCATTGAAATGCATGGGAACCATACGGTGTTAACTCTGAGAGAGGAGTAACACTGTCAGTAAACGATTAAGGGCTGTAATCCAGTTTCTGGGAATATCAATGAATCCATTcttcagagacagacagacttcGCCACACAAATAGGAGCCATTAGCTTAATGCCAATAACAAGGACTGCTGACACCTCAAGCACCATTACTTTATCCTGTAATATTTCTTATCCCAGACCAATGCCCCAGTTGAGATTTAAAGCCATACATTTCAAACACACTACCAGGAGCTTGAGCTTCTATAAGTGGATGTGAGATTAATAGGAAGGAAGCTGGAGTGTCCCTTGGACTCTTCTGTTGTTAAGCACCTTACTAAAGCTCATGCAGGACTCTCTCGCTTAAGACCTCTTGCTTTTTCAGGGCATTAGCTTCAGACATTCCACTGAGTTGAAACACAATAAACAGCTGACTGCAGAAATCTTTGCTGAGTGActtgttgaaaaaaaatctttcttttgtGTCCGCCTCAGTGTTTATCTGAGAACATTGAAACAGACCAGAAAAATGAGCAACCAAAGGCACAATTACAGTGGTCTTCTTAAGAGCCAGGCAGGGATGTAAGATGTGGCTCCTGATGTGATGTTGTCTGACTTtgattttcatcttcattaagtTTTGCCCAGGGCCCTCTGAAAGACGCACCCAATCtaatctgtacaccacatactGCCTGGTACAGTGAGCAGGCATCACTGGAGATGAGGGAGGCAGCTGCTACAGAGATCCGCAGAGCTATCACAGGTTGAACTTCCCTTTCTCTCCTTGCgctcttaaaaaaaagaaatatcctGTACCTTGGGTTTGTTTTAATAGTAACCTGCATTGCTAAGAAGCACCTGGCATTACTACTTGGCCACCCTATTTCAACAGATATCACATTTGAATTGTGCCCAAACAGCTATTTTAAAACCAGGCTGATACCTTTTGTCATTATTATCTGTtattatcagtttttaaaagacTTGGGGGCACCTCAGTTTGGTCTGGAAGGGAGGACCTTTTTAAATGGAATgtaactgaaaaataatttttaacttAAATATTCTGTGGGATAGaccaagtaaaataatagtatttttttaCTGACAACTCATTGTTTATAGTGGATTGTGCATGGTTGAAATAATGTTGTGTTTCCCCAGGCCGTATCCCAGACAGTCTGAGAAACTGTGTCAACAAAGAATTTTTCGTCACCACAGCACCCTGGTCGGTAATGGACCAGCAAGTAGTTCATCCTGAGCTCAATGGTGCTGCGTACAGGTAGGATACCGTGACACAGTGCTTACAAACATTATTATTCCTAGGCTGGGCTGATTAGAgggtttcttttccttttctttaaatgtttgtcCACGTTTGATTCCAAATCTCCCGTAAACCAAAATATTGTCTGACGCACTTGAAGAAATCTAAATACACCACGTACAGTAAAATCGAGAAAGTTAGAGggcctttcaaaagttaaactCATTTCTTTTTGATAAGTTAGGAGTGTAAATGGACACATCCAGATTAAGAAATGAAAAGTAAGGTTATAGACATACTATCTTTTTCCTGATAGAGTTTTTGGTAAATATTGTGTTCTTAAGAATTGCTTGGTTGTTTGAGTTGTTACTGCAAATTATAGGCAATTTAAATAGTTTTAGGCCTTCTACTTCAGTGTCTAAATGAACTGCTTTTTTCACACAGCAGAGTGAACCATATCCTACAAGGATTAGCAACTGCTGGTTACCAAGAAAAATTATTAACCTAAATCGTAAGAAGGTAATTACTCAGAAACAAGCCCATCTGAGCTGAGCTTTAAAAGGTCTTGTCAGCCCAGTCCCATTGTGTTTTGGTCAATTGATAAGGGGAGTGCAAAAAGAGCAGATTATGTCCTTTGTGTTTCTCACAGTTTTTCATTCTCTTCATGGTGTATTTGAAACCGTTTAAAACATTATACATAGGAAAAGAGCTAAAGTCACTGAAGACTAAGCAATATCTATATCCCAATGGCAAAGCCAACACATTTCCTCTTAACGATGTGCTGTGATTAAGAAGATATATTACCCTGCACCACAGTTCTTATTTCTTTATTGATGTCAGGGTTGCAATTATTAAGTTTCCATGTGTTTTATGCTAGTCTGGGATGTGCCCTGTTGAAGGTGGCTATGACAAAAAGGGTTTCCTGATCATGGGATTTAGAAGTACTTGAAGAAATCTTTTTGCTGGAGAACTACACTACAGTAGAGCACATTGCAGGTCACTATCACTGAATTAGAACTGCAAAATTGCAGACTTTgcagttacagcacagtacCTTGTAGATCACTATCGCTACTGAACTACAgatacaattaaatattttaattattgctgTCAATAGCAATTAcaataaaatgccagtgcattataGTACACTAAACTGAGCTGAATTTGGGGAAAagggaagaaatgaaaaaataattgaatgtcaagggaaataatgtttattacatACTTTTTAACTCCTCATACACAAGATTAAACAGTTTCTATATATCTTTAAAGAGCAAAATgtcatgttatttttaatttcctgttaATAGCTCATGATACGGGCTGTTTATCTTGTTACATTCACAGTATTTCCAGCACAGTTCTTTTCTTCTGCAGGGATTTATGCGTTCTAaccatcttttattttttgtctttgacTTTATTCAGCTCCACATTAATCATTCACAGTCCACTACACTGCTATTTATGTGAGCCAATGATGACACAATGTATAGTTTTGATCTGACTCCAATCCAATTCAAACCAATGGAGTGAATTTTATATTTGAGAATTACACTGCTTCAGATCTGTGGTACAAAACTATCAAGATGGCATTTAATACAAACAAATACCCAGTAAAAGTGTCTTGAGTGAAATGTGAAATAGGTATTGCTAGgtaaatgtgtaaaataatgaaaaattgtTGTTAACAAGTGTGGTAATTTACTGTTGATAAACAGTATAAATTGGAAATGTGGAATACTAATTATAAACCTATGTCACTGAGTAACAGTTATAATACAGCACATTATAGATCAGTGCCATTACTGAATTACAGTTACAACACATTTTAGACTAGTGCCAATATTGAATTCCATCTGCAGTACAGCACATTGTAGACCAGTGTCATTACTGAGTCACGGCttcaatataatacattatattatattgaaACCATGGACAAGGACCACGAAAGAATTTCAGCTATATAGCATATTACAAACCAATGTCACTACTGAATTACtgtaacaatataaatatattatagatCAGTGCCACTACTGAATTGTagttacaatataattataattataataatgaataattgcaCATTATTCTAATTAATATAACACATTATAGCCCAGCATCACTACTGAAATTCAGCCACAATAGAGCACATTATAGACCAGTGT contains:
- the ctbp2a gene encoding C-terminal-binding protein 2a isoform X5, with the protein product MALMDKHKVKRQRLDRICEGIRPQIMNGPMHPRPLVALLDGRDCTVEMPILKDLATVAFCDAQSTQEIHEKVLNEAVGAMMYHTITLTREDLEKFKALRVIIRIGSGYDNIDIKAAGELGIAVCNIPSAAVEETADSTLCHILNLYRRNTWLYQALREGTRVQSVEQIREVASGAARIRGETLGLIGFGRTGQAVAVRAKVFGFNVIFYDPYLQDGLERSLGVQRVYTLQDLLYQSDCVSLHCNLNEHNHHLINDFTIKQMRQGAFLVNSARGGLVDEKALAQALKEGRIRGAALDVHESEPFSFAQGPLKDAPNLICTPHTAWYSEQASLEMREAAATEIRRAITGRIPDSLRNCVNKEFFVTTAPWSVMDQQVVHPELNGAAYRYPPGVVGVPPGGIPGAIEGMVPGGVPIPHSLPAVTHPSQAPSPNQPSKHGDNREHLTEQ
- the ctbp2a gene encoding C-terminal-binding protein 2a isoform X6, with protein sequence MDVSVSHMGISSGIRPQIMNGPMHPRPLVALLDGRDCTVEMPILKDLATVAFCDAQSTQEIHEKVLNEAVGAMMYHTITLTREDLEKFKALRVIIRIGSGYDNIDIKAAGELGIAVCNIPSAAVEETADSTLCHILNLYRRNTWLYQALREGTRVQSVEQIREVASGAARIRGETLGLIGFGRTGQAVAVRAKVFGFNVIFYDPYLQDGLERSLGVQRVYTLQDLLYQSDCVSLHCNLNEHNHHLINDFTIKQMRQGAFLVNSARGGLVDEKALAQALKEGRIRGAALDVHESEPFSFAQGPLKDAPNLICTPHTAWYSEQASLEMREAAATEIRRAITGRIPDSLRNCVNKEFFVTTAPWSVMDQQVVHPELNGAAYRYPPGVVGVPPGGIPGAIEGMVPGGVPIPHSLPAVTHPSQAPSPNQPSKHGDNREHLTEQ
- the ctbp2a gene encoding C-terminal-binding protein 2a isoform X7, giving the protein MWRQHFPGIRPQIMNGPMHPRPLVALLDGRDCTVEMPILKDLATVAFCDAQSTQEIHEKVLNEAVGAMMYHTITLTREDLEKFKALRVIIRIGSGYDNIDIKAAGELGIAVCNIPSAAVEETADSTLCHILNLYRRNTWLYQALREGTRVQSVEQIREVASGAARIRGETLGLIGFGRTGQAVAVRAKVFGFNVIFYDPYLQDGLERSLGVQRVYTLQDLLYQSDCVSLHCNLNEHNHHLINDFTIKQMRQGAFLVNSARGGLVDEKALAQALKEGRIRGAALDVHESEPFSFAQGPLKDAPNLICTPHTAWYSEQASLEMREAAATEIRRAITGRIPDSLRNCVNKEFFVTTAPWSVMDQQVVHPELNGAAYRYPPGVVGVPPGGIPGAIEGMVPGGVPIPHSLPAVTHPSQAPSPNQPSKHGDNREHLTEQ
- the ctbp2a gene encoding C-terminal-binding protein 2a isoform X8 yields the protein MNGPMHPRPLVALLDGRDCTVEMPILKDLATVAFCDAQSTQEIHEKVLNEAVGAMMYHTITLTREDLEKFKALRVIIRIGSGYDNIDIKAAGELGIAVCNIPSAAVEETADSTLCHILNLYRRNTWLYQALREGTRVQSVEQIREVASGAARIRGETLGLIGFGRTGQAVAVRAKVFGFNVIFYDPYLQDGLERSLGVQRVYTLQDLLYQSDCVSLHCNLNEHNHHLINDFTIKQMRQGAFLVNSARGGLVDEKALAQALKEGRIRGAALDVHESEPFSFAQGPLKDAPNLICTPHTAWYSEQASLEMREAAATEIRRAITGRIPDSLRNCVNKEFFVTTAPWSVMDQQVVHPELNGAAYRYPPGVVGVPPGGIPGAIEGMVPGGVPIPHSLPAVTHPSQAPSPNQPSKHGDNREHLTEQ